The following proteins are co-located in the Heteronotia binoei isolate CCM8104 ecotype False Entrance Well chromosome 8, APGP_CSIRO_Hbin_v1, whole genome shotgun sequence genome:
- the LOC132575719 gene encoding glioma pathogenesis-related protein 1-like, whose translation MRGWLWTMLWLMRDVNGWTKFQPVKYPQITNQTFIKQCVDAHNKHRSEVKPAASNMLYMTWDVALARTARAWGKRCIFIRNYFIEHNGSGHPDPKLKRLGENIRITNAGRKPFDPTHLIRSWYSEVAFYQYHNNTCKGKCSHYIQIVWDASYKIGCAIVFCRKLGRHRNIENFVCNYAPRYQ comes from the exons ATGAGGGGCTGGCTGTGGACCATGCTGTGGCTGATGAGAGATGTGAATGGGTGGACCAAGTTTCAGCCAGTAAAGTATCCCCAAATTACCAACCAAACCTTTATCAAGCAGTGTGTCGATGCACACAACAAGCACCGCTCTGAAGTCAAGCCAGCAGCTTCCAACATGCTGTACATG ACCTGGGATGTAGCTTTAGCTAGAACAGCTAGAGCATGGGGAAAGAGATGCATTTTTATACGAAACTATTTTATAGAGCACAATGGAAGTGGTCACCCTGATCCTAAATTGAAGCGCCTTGGAGAAAATATACGGATTACAAATGCTGGAAGAAAACCTTTTGATCCAACTCATTTAATTAGGTCATGGTACTCAGAAGTTGCTTTCTACCAATACCACAACAATACATGTAAAGGCAAATGTAGTCATTATATTCAG ATTGTTTGGGATGCCTCTTATAAGATTGGATGTGCTATAGTTTTCTGCCGTAAACTGGGTCGACACAGAAATATTGAAAATTTTGTGTGCAATTATGCTCCAAG gtatcaatga